A window of Prionailurus bengalensis isolate Pbe53 chromosome E1, Fcat_Pben_1.1_paternal_pri, whole genome shotgun sequence genomic DNA:
AAGAGTCAGAGAttaatgttttctcctttctttctactCTTCCCCCAGTTTTGGGGAGCAAAAGAAAAGTTACATTGTTCCActtattttgtattatgtatcacagaagaataaatggtttctgtaaaatgttttttctgtctCACTTGTAAAAATCTTTTTGATGGCCTGAGTCAACTAAAAGTTCTTAAGTTGCACATTTTGAGGTTTGTACTAATAGTCTGAAAGGTAGGAGTTTAGGTATTGTTTCACAGAGAGCTAATCGAGAAGGAGGGTAACTGAATGAGGACTTCTTTTCCTCACTCACTGAAAGGGTGAACTATTAATCTCCAAAGACTGGTCATGTGGTAGtttaagaacataaaaatgctcatttttatttctagaattttcttccaAGTGACTGACATTTATTCTGTAAGTTTTGACTAGATCCTTTCTTGACCCTACGGGTGAGCAGGGGTTTTCAGATAGCAACTAAGACTCCTCGTTGTTGAGCAAGTTctgtcttttatcttttcttcacaCTTGTCTTGGTTAATCTTGGCCCTTGTTCTTccctgtacattttaaaaataagcttgtcattctacaaaaattatttagGGGTTTTGCTTGGAATTACATTGactttaaaagctatttttgggagaattaacatctttaaaGTATTAAGTCTTCCTTTGAAAtagtttatttctccatttatttagatagtctttttaatgttttgtaatCTAATTGTATAATTTTGTCCATAAAAGACTTGCAcaacttttgttaaatttatttccagataTTTACATTTGGTTAACTATTATAAATACattgtttaaatttatatttactatttcttaCTATTGTCTAGAAATACAGTTCACTTTTATAAACTGGGTTTGTATTTAACAACCTTTCTAAATGTTGCTTTTCTGATAATTTATCTGATTTGGTTTTGATTTCCcatgtagaaataaaattatctgaaaCAAATGGtagtttattttctccttttcagtttatatatctgattttaattgtttaaacTTACTATGCAGGGAGGGACCTTCAGTATAGTGTTAGAAAAGAACTTTTATCTTGTTAAGGGAgttgtcttttatttctagtttgcttaagaaggtgtgtgtgtgtgtgtgtgtgtgtgtgtgtgtgtgtgtgttttaaatcatGTGTAGACTTTGAATGTTATCAAATACTTTTCTACATCTGTTGAGATGAATATGtagattttctcctttaatctgttgACATGATATTAGCTTGGAAATAATACTTCTTGCTTCTtacttctgccccccacccccaggtgatTTGTGGAGCTATGATTTCTTCAGTGGTGAGTTTGTGGTATCACCTGAACCAGACACAAGTGTCCACACTCTTGACCCCCAAAAGCACAAGTACATTATCTTGGGGAGTGATGGACTTTGGAATATGATCCCACCGCAGGATGCCATCTCAATGTGCCAGGaccaagaggagaaaaaatactTGATGGTGAGAAGTGACTCAATAATTTGATATTATGACCTGTACATTGTTTTAGTACGTTGGTCAGGAGTCTTGAATATGAACTAAGGATGTTCACTTTGTGTAGATTTTTGCATTTGCCTGGCTCTAGAATTAGTAAAACAGACTTTGCAACTCATcaggagaaggagacaggatataaataaatgaaactagatAACAAAACACACAACCATAGACTTTTATGAATAGCCTTAAGACTTAAGGGCCTATGAAacctcattaattttttattttatttttttttaagtttatttattttgagagagagaaagagaacacgaggggcagagagagagagagagagggagagagagaatcccaagcaggcttcgtgctgatagcacagagcctgacacagagccggaacccactaaccatgagatcatgagctgagcagaaaccaagacttggatgcttaactgactgagctgcccaggtgcccctgatttgaTTTTTAGCAATGGATCTATTAGGCTTCCTTTTGGAGGCTACTGTTATATTCCAAATGAGAAATTTTGCAAGCTTGATATAGGGTAACAGTGGTAAAAAACAACAAATCCATATATAcacaataacaaaagaaatacatgagtGGTAGAATTGATAGAATTTGGGTTTTTAAGGAGGAAGAATGTGGTGATGCCCAAATTTTTGACTGGTGATAGCTATTATCAAGAAGAAACACATTATTCTGGGGTAGAAGGGTGATAATTAATTCAGATGTAGGCATGTTGAATTGGAGGTGCTTGTGGTTAATCTAGATAGGTATTTTCATTAGGcagaaatatttgagagagaagcCTCTCAAATACAAATTTGAGTATTAAGAGTTAGGTAAAGCTGTGACAACTTATGAGATCACCTAGTAAGAGTGTATGGTGGAAGAAAAtcgttttcatttctgttctttgaaacTTAGTAATTATTGAATACATGTATTGAATCTGTGTATGATACTAAAAGTTTTATTCCAAGCCACATTTATTTGCATAACATGAGAtcatttggagtttttttttttttattctttctgtttgtATGTGGTGATCTCCATACCATAGCCACTTactgtattgtttttttcctcatatcAGTGGCATCATTTTTATGTACAGTTGACCTTtaaacaacatgagtttgaactacgtgttttttgtttgtttgtttgtgtttcttttttttttaaccatgccTGATTATCTCATTTGTGAATTGTTTATCTGTAATAATTTGATGTTTACTTCCCATTTTAGATAACTTCTATATAGCTTTTCCTAATTAAAGTTACAGTGAAGACTAAGTTTCTtgctaccaaaaagaaaaaaacacaggtgAAATTTAACCACAGGATAAAGCcttgttttattactttaaaaaatttagagcAATACTATTTTAACATAGTTATGGGGACTGTGGATAATGTTTGAAACTTTGGAGATTTAATTTAAGCCATATGAATACCccattttaaatttgataaaacagggacgcctgggtggctcagttggttgagcagccgacttcagctcaggttatgatttcacagtttgtgagttcgagccacgtgtcgggctctgtgctgacagctcagatcctggagcctgcttcggattctgtgtctccctctctgtctgaccctcccccactcacactctgtctctctctctcaaaaataaataaacattaaaaaaaaaacccacacacacctTTAAATTTGATCACAGATATAGTGGCAACTAAATCTGAGTTGtgaactttctttcttcttgttcttttaaaTATAGGGTGAGCATGGACAGTCTTGTGCCAAAATGCTTGTGAATCGAGCACTAGGCCGCTGGAGGCAGCGTATGCTTCGAGCAGATAATACTAGTGCTATAGTGATCTGCATTTCTCCAGGAGTGGACAGTCAGGGAAATTTCACCAATGAAGATGAGCTCTATCTGAACCTGACAGATAGTCCTTCCTATAATAGTCAAGAAACCTGCGTCATGACTCCTTCTCCATGTTCTACACCACCAGTCAAGGTATGTAATTCTCTTAAATGGTATTTAAGTTGTTCTAATAAACAGAATTTCTTTGGTTGGTGTTGCCTGAAAAGTTTTCAGATTCTTCATAGAAAAGGATTTTGGATTTGAATGAGGTTCAAGAAAGTGATAGATCTTTGTCATGTAACTTATTGTCATTGATTCATCTTCACATCAGTGCTATTCTGAATGCTAGCTATGTGTACAGCACCTAATAGAAAGGTGATGTAGGTGTAATAATATTCTAATGATCCTCTTCTAatactatgaacatttgtgtaagCATTTAAAAGTTTGTGAAGTACTTTCATGTATATTTCATTTGAACCTCATAACCCAAATAGGTAAATAGTGCAGTTGTTACTCTGTCTTACAGATAAGACTGAGAGATTAAACAGTTTGGATTAGATCGTACAGACTCAAGATTGAAGTGGACCTTAGGATATCAGACCTTAGAACTGGTTGTCTGATAACATGGATAAGAAACATTATTCCTCTTCTTACTCATGTTAATATTGAATGAGTTTAAGATAGCCTATGAAACAAATTTAAGTGGtaccatatttcctttttttctgatttcatccCAGTATTTTCCTACTAAAAATTAGTAGTATTGATAACTACTTTGTTATACTTAGGCCTTCTGATAATGTGCTTTTTAGAAGACTGACCATTAAAATAGGAAATACAGtagaattttatgttatgtattcgACAGTTTTTTAAGGTATTCAGAGCTACACAGTACAAAAAATTTGATTGATTTTGGTATTGTGATCCTATGCTCAGTACTTGGAAATTTACTTTTAGTGCTTTCTTTTACTTCACATACAGGTGGCAACTTAGTTTTTCCTTGCATTGACTCTTCATTTAGAAACTGACAAATTAATATTTTGTACTTATATTCTTAGAAGAATTTCTTGTCAAagctttattttgtttgaaaactTTTGAATAATAATGCAGATTGAAACCTTTTAaaatctcctttctctttttgagagTTGTGAAGGAGCTTATGTTCATTTGAGTATTTGTCTATTCCTCAGTTTGAATGTATTCATTACTTTCGTGTTccctaatgtatttatttgtatttgaatcACTGACCTTTAGGCAGAATAAAGAAGGAAGCATTCATTAGAATGGAGATAAAGGGTAAGGGGACATAGATTGTGATAGGAATaagtattattactttttaagttaatttattttgaaagagagagcgcaaaCAAGCACGTgaccaagtgggggaggggcagagaggggaagagggaatcccaggccctctctgcactgtcagcgcagagcccgatacagggctccaagtcacgaaccatgagataatgacctgagccaaagttggacatttacccaaatgaaccacctgggtgcccccaggaataaataaatattcttaaaaaatttttttttctttaatgtttatttatttttgagagaaagagacagtgtaagcaggggaggggcagagagagagagggaaacagagaatctgaagcaggctccaggtgccgagctgtcagcacagagcccgacgtggggctagaacccacaaaccatgagatcatgacctgagctgaagtcagatgctcaactgactgagccacccaggcatccaaaataaatactctcttttttaaaatttattaatttatttattgtttaatttatatccaagttagcatatagtgcaacaatgatttcaggagtagcccatcccacctcccacaacccctccaacagccctctgttctctatatttaagagtctcttatggggtgcctgtgtatacaccatatcttctttatccattcatacacacaccatatcttctttatccattcatctgtcgatggacatttgggctctttccatactttggctgttgtcaatagtgctgttgtaaacatcggggtgcatgtgccccttcaaaacagcatacctgtatcccttgggtaaatacgtagtagtgcaattgctgggttgtaggatagttctattttaaattttttgaggaacctccatactgttttccagagtggctgcatcagtttgcattcccaccagcagtgcaagagatttctctgcatccttgccaacatctgttgttgcctgagttgttaatgttagccatcctgacaggtgtgaggtggtatctcattgtggttttgatttatatttccctgatgttgagtgatgtgagcattttttcatgtgtcaaccatgtgaatgtcttctttggagaagtgtctattcatgtcttttgcccatctcttcacaagcattttgttttttgggtgttgagtttgataagttctttatagattttggatactaaccctttatctgatatgtcatttgcaaatatcttctcccattctgtcagttgccttttagttttgataattgtttcctttgctgtgcagacgctttttattttttttatttttttatttaaaaaaaaattttttttttcaacgtttatttatttttgggacagagagagacagagcatgaacgggggaggggcagagagagagggagacacagaattggaaacaggctccagactccgagccatcagcccagagcctgacgcggggctcgaactcccagaccgtgagatcgtgacctggctgaagtcggacgctcaaccgactgcgccacccaggcgccccaagacgcttttttattttgatgaggtcccagtagttcatttttgcttttaattcccttgcctttggagatgtgtcaagcaagaagttgctatggccaaggtcaaagaggtttttgcctgctttctcctcaaggattttggtggcttcctgtcttacatttaggtctttcatccattttgagtttctttttgttgtatggtgtaaggaagtggtccaggttcattcttctgcatgtcactgctcagtattcccagcaccacttgaagagactgtctttattccattggatattctttcctgctttgtcaaagattagttggccatacatttgtgggtccttttttgggttttctattctgttccattgatctgagtgtctgttcttttgccagtaccatactgtcttgatgattatagctttgtaatacatcttgaagtctgggatggtgatgcctccagcttcggttttctttttcaagattgccttggctatttggggtcttttctggttccatacaaattttaggattgtttgttctagctctgtgaagaatgctggtgttgggattttgatagggattgccagaataaatattcttaatattgatttcacataaaaattattgCAGCCTGCTGATTGGCATTAGTAAAAATTGTACATATGTTTCAAAagttatttctagaattttagaAATGATGATCTAGAGATATAAGGATCTAGGAAAATAATGATTATAGAGAAATAATGATCTAATACTAAAATAAAGATAAGGAGATTTATATATACACTAACTTATATTTAGGCATAGTTAGTTGTTAACCAATTGGCCCCACCcaaatagaggaaaatatttggagCCATCCAGCATAATTAGTGTTGTTGGCTCTGACCTAACAAGTAAGTAAAGGCAAATTTCTTCCCAAGAAATTGTGTTTTATCTTAATTGGCAACCATAAGTACATTgtctctgatttatttccttgTTAAAATAATCCCATGTTTAGTAACATCTAGATAAATATAATGACATTTTGGGCAATTTGGTTTTTAAGACTTTCCCACATTTAAATTTAAGtcacaaaacatgaacataaggaaagggaagcaaaaataatataaaaacagggagggggacaaaatgtaagagactcttaaatatagagaacaagctgaggattgctggagggattatggggggggtggggtaaatgggcaagggacattaaggaagacatttgttgggatgagcactggattcTACTTccgaaatcattattgcaccatgtgctaactaacttctatgtaaattaaaaataaggaaataaaacagactgTCCCACATTTGGACTAGGCATTTGAGTGTAGGTTTATCTATCTATAGACATGTGAACTTGGGTATGGATTCTAAGGTATACCACTAGTTATATCTTTGTTTTGGAATAGATATGGTAGAAATACTTTGTTTAAGTGATATATTACTCTGGCACACatttctttctccatccttttttTAGGGCAAAactaaatttaccttttttttttttttttttttttttttttttaataagccaaGAGCTATAGGAAGGAGGAATAGGGAAGGGAGTTGtttcagaaaattaacatttggtTTCAGTTGAGTTCTCCACACAATTTTCAATTAGTTGTTTAATATTGTTGGATTGTAAGGTAGATGGAGCGAGGAAGTTGATCTCTGAAGTAGTGAAACTTgtaaagtatgtatttttaggAGGTAATCTCAATATCACATATGTTTTATGAACAGTAAAAAGGTCTAGTAAAACAACTAATTAATTTGGGATGAGTGTGAGAACTCTAAGCAGTTGCCTGTGCTGACAGATGCAACGTATTCCCACAGAATGccaataaaaagagaatgaaaaggaaaagttcAAGGAGAAAGTGGGGGAAGAAAAGCCAGCACGCCTGTAGTGTCAGAATAATAATCTGTGAATTTAAAAAGACCCAGCACACCAGAAATTACAATAAATTGTGTTAAAATGTGTAACGTTGTTTTACAAACTGGAGCAGTATATTCTATTCCTATCAATGGCTTGACTATTACCTTCTTTCTTAGGCCTGAATTAGTGTTGTGATTGTTTGGTTAGTAGGAATCCTTCTGTCTGCCTTGTCTTGTTGTAAATCCTTTTTCTGTATTAAAGCAGGACAAACTCGAGGTCAATAATTTCTTACGAGTAGATACAGTTTTCTGTGATTATCCAGAACATGCTTGTGACCACAGTAGGCATTGGAATCAACTAATGCAGAAGGATAAACTCACCTACAACTCTTGTTGATATTATTGAAAGTCATATGTAAATATCCTGGAATGAAGACTGTTCCGTTGTCCTTTCTTGACAGTGGCACTTGGAAATAAGATTGCTGCCCAACATCTAGTCAGTGTTAAAACAGATAAGAACTGGGCTTTCAATAAACTatgcaatataaaataaatgaaccaatGACTGCAGAAGGAAAGAGTATTTTCTTAGTTAAAACAACAACGATAAAAACAGCAGCAATCTAATTGAGGCAGTACCAAATTAGGAACTAGGGTTTCTCATCTCCAGTCTCCATTTGACCTAAAGTCATTATATTTTGATTTGGTTTGATTGAAATGCTTTCAGATGgcttaaatttcccttttttttaattctagaaacaTAAAGCATTCTTTTTAGAAGTATACTTTTATATAGCACTTTCTGAAAGGTATTTATTTCTAAGGGATTTTATATCAGGaaaataatatgttttcatttacccTTCTATAAAAGGGTTTACTTcagaatatgttaatattttaataaacttgaTTTGATTTAAAAGAGGTAATGATTTGAGGGAAATGTTACATACCTGAAGGAGCCATAATATTTATGCTTAAACTCCATTTTTGAGAAACTATTAAGacaaggatttaaaatttttttttaatgtttatttttgagagagagagagagagagagagagacagagcacgagtagaggaggggcagagagagggagacacggaatctgaagcaggcttcaggctctgagctgtcaacacagagcctgatgcagagcttgaacccatgaactgtgagatcgtgacctgagctgaagttggacactctaccgactgagccacccaggtgccccaaggattttataaaatattagtgGTGTGGAAGATTTGGGTTTGATAGGAAAAATATCATCTAccaatgggaaaaatattctGAGTGTATGTAGAGCACTATATCTGAAGGAGTAATGCATATCTGAATCACttgtcaaacttttaaaaaactatctgAAAGTTTCCatatgattttcatttgtttctttgagagttgccccatccatgctctgtagGTTCCCATATGTCCTGCTTTTCTCAAGTCACAGAACAGCCTCTAGTGTTTGGGAAATAGGTACAAAGCAACGATATGAGTTTGCATTATGACATTGTTGCTTTAATGTTACACTTTACATTATCTATACTACTAAATATTCAGAAatgagaatatagaaaaaaatgggaaagtagGAAATAAACCAACCAAATTTGTCACTTACTCTAATGAAACTTCTTCATCTCCCCAATGATTGAGTTGAATTctagaataaattatttatttggcttactttcttgtttttcagTCACTGGAGGAGGACCCATGGCCACGGCTGAACTCTAAGGACCATATACCTGCCCTCGTTCGTAGTAATGCCTTCTCAGAGAATTATTTAGAAGTCCCAACTGAGATAGCTCGAGGCAGTGTCCAGGCGGCAGTCATACCCGCAAAAGATCCAGAGCCACTTGAAGAAAATTGCACTAAAGCCCTGACTTTAAGGATACATGATTCTTTGAATAATAGCCTGTCAGTTGGCCTTGCGCCTACCAATTCGACAAATACCATCATGgaccaaaaaaatttaaagatgtcaACTCCAGGTCAAATGAAAGCCCAAGAAGTTGAAAGAACCCCTCCAGCAAACTTTAAAAGGACATTAGAGGAATCCAACTCTGGTCCTCTTATGAAGAAGCATAGACGAAATTGTTTAAGTAGAAGTAGTGGTGCTCAGCCTGCAAGCCTCCCCACCACCTCACAGCGAAAGAACGCTGTTAAACTTACCATGCGACGCAGACTTAGGGGCcagaagaaaattggaaatccTTTACTTCATCAGCACAGAAAAACTGTTTGTGTCTGCTGAAATGTgtctggaaaatgtttttttcccaaaCTTAGGATATAAGAGGGCTTTTTGAAGTTGGTGCAGAACTTGAACTTTTTTTAGggggacaaaataaaaatagtatacaGTTTCACTTTTTGGAATTTGGCAGTTTTATCCTGGCCTTGTATTGTATTATAAATGTGAATTTTGTAGATGTTAGGGTATAAGTTGCTGTAAAATGTGTGTAAATTTGTATACTCCACACAAACTCAGTCTCTTATTCTGACACAGTAAATGTAACAACagggctaaaatttaaaaaaaatcaaaagaatctattagattttagaaatacatttaaacttttaaaaatgcttattaagAAATTTGTATAAGTCACTTGTGATGAAAACTacacaactttttaaagtaaattattaagCAAACTGGAAAAGTGATGTATTTTCATAGTGACCTGTGTTCCACTTAATGTTTCTTAGAGACAGctagtgtcttttaaaaattattttttatttctaatttcataattCAGAACTAAATTTTTCATAGCAGAAGTGTTGAGCCATGCTTGAAGTAGCTCAGCATTAGTCTTCTTGTCCTAATAAAAAATACTATGCAGTATCTcttatttcattagcatttttGTAAAACATCAATCATCAGATATACTCCTCAAATCTTTGGAGTAGAAGGAGGTGTGTTTGCCtaaaaaggtgcccttctcaatcaTCCCAGACATTCAGTGGCATTATTGGGTCTTAAAGTAGTTACCCTCTTCTCGTGTTTGCATAAAATATGTGAAGTTTTTCTTGCTATTTCAATAACGGATGGTGCTGCTAATTCCcaacatttcttaaattattttatatattggacAGTTTTCATTGATTATATGGATATATGTTTGTTCATCTAATAAATCAGTGAACTGTTGTTGATGTGCTGGAATTTTGTCGTTGGTTTAATGGtagatattaattttttgttgtgcTCTGATCATGCTTTagagcaacattttaaaaatacatatttatttttgcactcttgactttttttaatgtttatttattttgtgagagagagagagagaccaagcgtgagcaggagagggccagggagaaagggagacacagaatttgaagcaggctccaggctctgagctgtcacacagagcccgacgtggtgcttgaactcatgaaccgtagggtcatgacctgagccgaagtcagacgtttatctgactgaaccatccaggtgccccccctcttttttacatgtttatttagcTCTtaacttttggtttttttaatgtttatttattttgaaggagagacagagcatgagcaggggagaggtagagagagggggagatagagtGTGaagctgggctccaggctctgagctgtcagcacagagctggacgcggggctctaactcacaagctgtgagatcatgacctgagcccaagtcagatgcttaaccaactgagccacccaggcaccccttagctcttgactttttaatgttattttagaaTACATTGAAACAGGCTAAATATCCAACAATAGACTATGGTTAAGAATATGGTTAAGTCAGTTATGGCTTGTAACCATTTGATGAAATATTATGTCCCACTTAAAAGTGAGTAGAAGTATACTATACCTAAGAGTATGTCATTTTGGTATGAATTGTTCTCCaataagaaaactttttaatttattaatttagaaCAAGATATCTCATTAAGAGATTGAAGAGCTAATTCATGCATTCAACATCCACAATATGCTAGGAACTGCACAACCGGAAGCATACCAGTTTTCAATAACAGGATTGAGAACCAGTGGTCCAGGTAAAACAGTAATTGTGGTTCTTAAAAAGGATTTTTAGTTACTGAAGAGTTTGCTTTTCCAATCTTTCCAAGACAGAGACCTAGCAACTAATAGACACTTTAGAAGTCAATTTATTGTGAAGGGTTATTccatcttgtatttattttttttgggggggggggggttccatcTTTTAGACCTATGATACCATCTTAGCTGCACCAACTAGAAATTGAACCAATCTGAatgtatattaaagaaaattcatttaactgcttttactttttttgccAGTGATTGTAAATGTATctacatgaaattaaaattttcacttgATTAGAGTAATGCATTATTGAATCTTGATTtttcaaatcagttttttttatgtttatttgtgagagcgAGCGTGTGAGcggggaaagagagaggcagacacagaatctgaagcagactgcagactctaagctgtcagcacagagcccaatgtgaggcttgaattcacaaaatgcaagatcatgacctgagtcaaagtcggactcttaaccgactgagccacccaggtgcccctcagataagttttttaatgtaaaaacgTTACACATTTCTTTCCTAGATCACCTTTTTAGTGCAATGGAGTCCAATTCCATATAGTAGTAGCTATTTAATActagaaacatttttggtttAAGACACGACTACAAATGCTAAGATTAGCCCTTTTCTGTATGCGTTTCTAGGATTGTGTTTAGTCCTGTACTTTAAGGAGTTGAAGATGTTATGCAATCACAAGCAGTGTTTTAAtgtttctactttgttttattttctaaatttatttgccTGTGTGACATAGATCAGTAGTATAGTACATTATGGAAAGTATATGATGTATGAGATGGTACATAAGAACTCCCACCCTTGGTTCCCAAGGCAGCCAACATTTCCccctttttgtgttattttagtgATAATCTATGCATAGCATGCAATACACATGCAACTTTACCTCTTAATCTTGAAATTTTTCTCTATCACTATTTCACAGAGCCTCCTCAGGTTTTAGTATTCTAATCTGTGGATATAAGTTTATTTAACAGTGCATTACCTATGTCcactgaaaggaaaacatttcttccTTTACTCACAATACTTATGACACCAGATGTGTGGGTTTTCCTTCACCAAGcaattctctaattttctgtAGATAACAgttgggtgtcctacaattcagttCAGTTCTGACACTTCCTAGGGTTATCATCAGATCCCacaagttaagggctcagtctcacaagactgcccccactcCAGAAACCAACTGCAAGTCCTCGGTTGTCACATATACTTCTAATCAACTGGCTCTAAATCCGTTTCCACAAGCCCCTCAAgattgataat
This region includes:
- the PPM1D gene encoding protein phosphatase 1D; this encodes MAGLYSLGVSVFSDQGGRKYMEDVTQIVVEPEPTAEEKPSTRRSLSQPSPPQRSPSTLAGSEVSGRGPAAAAREARDPPPDSAASPTPGRCCRRRSSVAFFAVCDGHGGREAAQFAREHLWGFIKKQKGFTSSEPAKVCAAIRKGFLACHLAMWKKLAEWPKTMTGLPSTSGTTASVVIIRGMKMYVAHVGDSGVVLGIQDDPKDDFVRAVEVTQDHKPELPKERERIEGLGGSVMNKSGVNRVVWKRPRLTHNGPVRRSTVIDQIPFLAVARALGDLWSYDFFSGEFVVSPEPDTSVHTLDPQKHKYIILGSDGLWNMIPPQDAISMCQDQEEKKYLMGEHGQSCAKMLVNRALGRWRQRMLRADNTSAIVICISPGVDSQGNFTNEDELYLNLTDSPSYNSQETCVMTPSPCSTPPVKSLEEDPWPRLNSKDHIPALVRSNAFSENYLEVPTEIARGSVQAAVIPAKDPEPLEENCTKALTLRIHDSLNNSLSVGLAPTNSTNTIMDQKNLKMSTPGQMKAQEVERTPPANFKRTLEESNSGPLMKKHRRNCLSRSSGAQPASLPTTSQRKNAVKLTMRRRLRGQKKIGNPLLHQHRKTVCVC